The Diorhabda carinulata isolate Delta chromosome 4, icDioCari1.1, whole genome shotgun sequence genomic interval aagaaaaagttaggttgtaatttgaaatttgggtTTAGATATTATGTGATAAAGTCAagtctaaaaaatattaaataattgcCAGCATTTGTTATGGCAGATAAAGCTGATTGGAgaatcaatgaaaaattcagGAAACCGAGGCAATCCAAAGGAACTCCATTGTATCGCCAAAGGAACTATTTTGCTGTTGCTGGAATAGTTTTTGGGGCAGTTAGCTGGTACATTTATAGGTAAGCTTGAAGGAAAAGATCAAAATCATTTcaattctcaatttatttattcacagtTTTTGGCCACAATCTCAAAAATTGAAGCATTCTATTATCGAAGGAAAGTTTGATATGCCAGatggtttgaaaataaaaattgatcatATACAAGCATCACTTAAAGGTGGTGGCGTTGAAGAACTTTTAGCTAAAGCCAGAgaaagagaaattgaaaaacatgCCCCCGAAATCCCGGAAGAACAATCATGGCTCAGCAAAATCACTAGATCATCACCTAGTCTCTAAAAATGATAGTAATAGGTTAGTTTTGtagtttttgttgtattttgatCAACTAGAGTACATAGAAAGTCACTGAAAAATTATCTGTAAACCATGTAAGTTGTTCAGTTTTTACTTATATGTAATAAAATGGCATTCttttgagaataaaataaatatattgactttctatactaataaatattagatagtaaagatacttttttattttaacagatcTAAGACCTCACACCCATCTACTTCCACACAGAATTCATCATCTGAGGAAATCGATTCgccatataaaaattttttaggcAAAGTAAAACATACTAGTCTAAAAAGTGACAGTGATGATGATTTTAAAACACCGGTGAAAAGTATTCGAAAAGTAATGAAACAAGTACAatcaaaaaagagaaaaacaaatttaaagaaATCAAACCAGACCATACCTAATCTTATTTTAAAACGTACTAgagataattttaataatttggatGTGAATCCTGAACATTTACAAATGGCTTTAGCTTTATCAAAATCTACGTATGCTGAAGAATATCCTGAAATCAATAAAGAAACTCCAGAGCAGGACTTACCTTCATTTTTATCACCAAAACAGATCCCTAAAATTACAACCTTTCTGGAAAAATATGGTTTCAAATCCTCCAGGCAAAAATTCCAAACAGAACGAGGTTATTCAGAAGTAAgtgagaaaaattaaattattcatgtCTATGAattctttagtttctttgtatcatatgaaaaatatagttttacatataattttatCCTATTTTAGGAAGCAAGGAAAATTAAGAGCTCCAAATTTCGTTTTATAACACCGGTCCTATACATTCGCAATGAGgaagaaagaaaacaattaaTCAATTCCAAAGTAGCAatcattttaaatcaaaataatgaaaccCTGCTAgacaaaatgaaagaaatagaTGAAAACGTAAACAGTTCAATTTTGAGTGAATACGTTCATGATAAGAAATGCTGGAAAGCTAGTGATCTTAATGAATTAAACAGTTATGTTTGTCATTCGCTTCAAATTCCATATGTAAAATCTGCAGTTGGTTGCCTATTGAAAAATTGGAGTGAAATACCTGGCAGAGAAGAGTCACCAACACGAACAAAGAAATGTGAAGAAATAGATTTACagaaagaaaaaggaaaaatagaTAAAGTTGGAGGGGCAACAAAATGTGAGTTTGATGGTATAACTGATTTGGAGACTAGGAAAAGTATAGAACCTGAAGAGAAAAAATTGTgcacaaattcaaatattcatgaaGATTTACAAAAAGAATTAGATGAAGTGGAAGTAACAATAATACATGAATTTGATGACATAACTGATTCAATAACTAACCAAAGTGTAGATAAAGAAACAGAAGAAGTAGATTTGtatacaaattcaaaaatttatgaaacaataaatttacAGAAAGAATTAGATGAAGTAGAGGAAACAGTAATATCAGATACCTTCAATGAGCTAACCAATTCCACTGCAAAAGTAGAATTGAAAACTGACAAAGAAAAtgttgataatgaaaatatttttgtagaagaaaaagaGCAATTCGGTGTTATACAAAACATTGCTTCTTGCAGTAAGGTCACTGAAGAAAGAATTGACCAATGTAGCTCTCCAGATTTATTTTCTTCTGAAGATGAATTGGATATGTACAAATTATCACCAGTAAATCAATTAACTGAAAATACCAACAAGGGTTTAGAAATTTCCAAATTGCcacattttaataaagaatCCAAAAATGGCAAGTCAGATAAAAATGAGCATACATCAAGAACtgaaaaatcttttgaatatAATAGAATCGAACATTATGAAAGTTCCTTTGAAGATATcactgaaattgaagaaattatagaTTTAACTCAAAATTCTGATGATGATATCAAAAACCCTAGAGGTGATTgtaatttctttattgttcttCAAACTCTTCTCCACAGTCACTTAACTAATTTTCCTCTTGGTATAgggttgaaaattttattttcttctagcCTTTGCCATTCCTTTGTATTCAGTACTATTTGACCAATTCTCAAAAATTTAGCTATTGTGTTGTCTCAGAATGTCTTTTGCTCTGTTTTGTCCTCTTTTAGTAACTGTCTTAGCCTACcgtatttctttattcattCTGTTATCGTCCTTTCAATGTATGGAACACTGCCAGTTTCATTTTTCTCGAATTTCTATTTGTGTTAATCAATTCAGGTTTTAGCAATCTGGGATATTTTATACCACATAATCATGTCttacacaattttatattgtccAATTTTTTAGTGATTTTCTGATAAATCGTTTATtgtgaaaaatcgttttttaattttctagaGAACTCAGAAAAACGTAGTAATAATATCAAGTCACATCGAATGGACTTATCTGGACGAAATCTTGAAATTAATCCCAAAAAATCGTTTGGTACCAAATATTCATCTTTAGATTCTGGTAATGCTTCTTATGAATATAATTCTACAAAGTCATTGAACGTTACTGATTATGTTATGGAATTTCTAAATTCACAAGGTAGGTGAACTGTAGTttaatatagtatttttaaagtcATTTGAAGACTTTTAAACATATGTATAATGTAAAATATGTATacctaaaatatattatagtgCTGAATATTTGCTGTTTGTTA includes:
- the LOC130892227 gene encoding structure-specific endonuclease subunit SLX4-like isoform X3; this encodes MPPKSRKNNHGSAKSLDHHLVSKNDSNRSKTSHPSTSTQNSSSEEIDSPYKNFLGKVKHTSLKSDSDDDFKTPVKSIRKVMKQVQSKKRKTNLKKSNQTIPNLILKRTRDNFNNLDVNPEHLQMALALSKSTYAEEYPEINKETPEQDLPSFLSPKQIPKITTFLEKYGFKSSRQKFQTERGYSEEARKIKSSKFRFITPVLYIRNEEERKQLINSKVAIILNQNNETLLDKMKEIDENVNSSILSEYVHDKKCWKASDLNELNSYVCHSLQIPYVKSAVGCLLKNWSEIPGREESPTRTKKCEEIDLQKEKGKIDKVGGATKCEFDGITDLETRKSIEPEEKKLCTNSNIHEDLQKELDEVEVTIIHEFDDITDSITNQSVDKETEEVDLYTNSKIYETINLQKELDEVEETVISDTFNELTNSTAKVELKTDKENVDNENIFVEEKEQFGVIQNIASCSKVTEERIDQCSSPDLFSSEDELDMYKLSPVNQLTENTNKGLEISKLPHFNKESKNGKSDKNEHTSRTEKSFEYNRIEHYESSFEDITEIEEIIDLTQNSDDDIKNPRENSEKRSNNIKSHRMDLSGRNLEINPKKSFGTKYSSLDSGNASYEYNSTKSLNVTDYVMEFLNSQEKAEDNPDILSQSSIESIIVLSDEELNYSNRISANHKKNIFDLTNFDNTVNDDPDTDYKNEELDAIHAELTNKYKPKQVHQNEANSDSSKGSTITTLVESHTNDFTPEKIDNNIENISTPNENIIIKTNDVTPMPDFDTMDTPNVIAELDKFGIKPLKRRRGIQLLRHIYDSMHPYVNLDNGTTSYEGEDRRIKKRKLTNEFEINNRENIKIVGTAIIESENDGDLIFERKCSKKIASCCIPLQIAWFNFLSCNPMLAESIVLYEPIQLEVIHSMLKEQSGCNFHIQDIITFFDKKCITFRTNQWQVNNKKIKEMK
- the LOC130892227 gene encoding structure-specific endonuclease subunit SLX4-like isoform X4, which produces MPPKSRKNNHGSAKSLDHHLVSKNDSNRSKTSHPSTSTQNSSSEEIDSPYKNFLGKVKHTSLKSDSDDDFKTPVKSIRKVMKQVQSKKRKTNLKKSNQTIPNLILKRTRDNFNNLDVNPEHLQMALALSKSTYAEEYPEINKETPEQDLPSFLSPKQIPKITTFLEKYGFKSSRQKFQTERGYSEEARKIKSSKFRFITPVLYIRNEEERKQLINSKVAIILNQNNETLLDKMKEIDENVNSSILSEYVHDKKCWKASDLNELNSYVCHSLQIPYVKSAVGCLLKNWSEIPGREESPTRTKKCEEIDLQKEKGKIDKVGGATKCEFDGITDLETRKSIEPEEKKLCTNSNIHEDLQKELDEVEVTIIHEFDDITDSITNQSVDKETEEVDLYTNSKIYETINLQKELDEVEETVISDTFNELTNSTAKVELKTDKENVDNENIFVEEKEQFGVIQNIASCSKVTEERIDQCSSPDLFSSEDELDMYKLSPVNQLTENTNKGLEISKLPHFNKESKNGKSDKNEHTSRTEKSFEYNRIEHYESSFEDITEIEEIIDLTQNSDDDIKNPRENSEKRSNNIKSHRMDLSGRNLEINPKKSFGTKYSSLDSGNASYEYNSTKSLNVTDYVMEFLNSQDDGDDQNNLDFLSQSQNNASSQESMILSEDEELNYSNKVSANNEKTLFHLENTYQNDTCSNKEHDAALAEKAEDNPDILSQSSIESIIVLSDEELNYSNRISANHKKNIFDLTNFDNTVNDDPDTDYKNEELDAIHAELTNKYKPKQVHQNEANSDSSKGSTITTLVESHTNDFTPEKIDNNIENISTPNENIIIKTNDVTPMPDFDTMDTPNVIAELDKFGIKPLKRRRGIQLLRHIYDSMHPYVNLDNGTTSYEGEDRRIKKRKLTNEFEINNRENIKIVGTAIIESPKSN
- the LOC130892227 gene encoding structure-specific endonuclease subunit SLX4-like isoform X2, producing MIVIGKVKHTSLKSDSDDDFKTPVKSIRKVMKQVQSKKRKTNLKKSNQTIPNLILKRTRDNFNNLDVNPEHLQMALALSKSTYAEEYPEINKETPEQDLPSFLSPKQIPKITTFLEKYGFKSSRQKFQTERGYSEEARKIKSSKFRFITPVLYIRNEEERKQLINSKVAIILNQNNETLLDKMKEIDENVNSSILSEYVHDKKCWKASDLNELNSYVCHSLQIPYVKSAVGCLLKNWSEIPGREESPTRTKKCEEIDLQKEKGKIDKVGGATKCEFDGITDLETRKSIEPEEKKLCTNSNIHEDLQKELDEVEVTIIHEFDDITDSITNQSVDKETEEVDLYTNSKIYETINLQKELDEVEETVISDTFNELTNSTAKVELKTDKENVDNENIFVEEKEQFGVIQNIASCSKVTEERIDQCSSPDLFSSEDELDMYKLSPVNQLTENTNKGLEISKLPHFNKESKNGKSDKNEHTSRTEKSFEYNRIEHYESSFEDITEIEEIIDLTQNSDDDIKNPRENSEKRSNNIKSHRMDLSGRNLEINPKKSFGTKYSSLDSGNASYEYNSTKSLNVTDYVMEFLNSQDDGDDQNNLDFLSQSQNNASSQESMILSEDEELNYSNKVSANNEKTLFHLENTYQNDTCSNKEHDAALAEKAEDNPDILSQSSIESIIVLSDEELNYSNRISANHKKNIFDLTNFDNTVNDDPDTDYKNEELDAIHAELTNKYKPKQVHQNEANSDSSKGSTITTLVESHTNDFTPEKIDNNIENISTPNENIIIKTNDVTPMPDFDTMDTPNVIAELDKFGIKPLKRRRGIQLLRHIYDSMHPYVNLDNGTTSYEGEDRRIKKRKLTNEFEINNRENIKIVGTAIIESENDGDLIFERKCSKKIASCCIPLQIAWFNFLSCNPMLAESIVLYEPIQLEVIHSMLKEQSGCNFHIQDIITFFDKKCITFRTNQWQVNNKKIKEMK
- the LOC130892227 gene encoding structure-specific endonuclease subunit SLX4-like isoform X1, which codes for MPPKSRKNNHGSAKSLDHHLVSKNDSNRSKTSHPSTSTQNSSSEEIDSPYKNFLGKVKHTSLKSDSDDDFKTPVKSIRKVMKQVQSKKRKTNLKKSNQTIPNLILKRTRDNFNNLDVNPEHLQMALALSKSTYAEEYPEINKETPEQDLPSFLSPKQIPKITTFLEKYGFKSSRQKFQTERGYSEEARKIKSSKFRFITPVLYIRNEEERKQLINSKVAIILNQNNETLLDKMKEIDENVNSSILSEYVHDKKCWKASDLNELNSYVCHSLQIPYVKSAVGCLLKNWSEIPGREESPTRTKKCEEIDLQKEKGKIDKVGGATKCEFDGITDLETRKSIEPEEKKLCTNSNIHEDLQKELDEVEVTIIHEFDDITDSITNQSVDKETEEVDLYTNSKIYETINLQKELDEVEETVISDTFNELTNSTAKVELKTDKENVDNENIFVEEKEQFGVIQNIASCSKVTEERIDQCSSPDLFSSEDELDMYKLSPVNQLTENTNKGLEISKLPHFNKESKNGKSDKNEHTSRTEKSFEYNRIEHYESSFEDITEIEEIIDLTQNSDDDIKNPRENSEKRSNNIKSHRMDLSGRNLEINPKKSFGTKYSSLDSGNASYEYNSTKSLNVTDYVMEFLNSQDDGDDQNNLDFLSQSQNNASSQESMILSEDEELNYSNKVSANNEKTLFHLENTYQNDTCSNKEHDAALAEKAEDNPDILSQSSIESIIVLSDEELNYSNRISANHKKNIFDLTNFDNTVNDDPDTDYKNEELDAIHAELTNKYKPKQVHQNEANSDSSKGSTITTLVESHTNDFTPEKIDNNIENISTPNENIIIKTNDVTPMPDFDTMDTPNVIAELDKFGIKPLKRRRGIQLLRHIYDSMHPYVNLDNGTTSYEGEDRRIKKRKLTNEFEINNRENIKIVGTAIIESENDGDLIFERKCSKKIASCCIPLQIAWFNFLSCNPMLAESIVLYEPIQLEVIHSMLKEQSGCNFHIQDIITFFDKKCITFRTNQWQVNNKKIKEMK